Proteins encoded in a region of the Halioglobus maricola genome:
- a CDS encoding acetyl-CoA C-acetyltransferase produces the protein MTNHAYIYDAVRTPRSKGKKDGTLHEVKPIDLGAGLLRGLQQRHDLDTAYVDDVVMGCVAPVGEQGSDVAKMIVQNADWDESVAGVQLDRFCASGLEAVNIAAQKVASGWEDLVVAGGVESMSRVPMGSNGGAMGSDPAFQFKTDFVPQGIGADVIANLDGYSREDVDAYAMESQKRAAHARDNGYFDKSVMPVLDKNGLTILEKDDFIKPNTTMEGLAGLRASFEMMGSIGFDDVILRKYNTLEKVEHVHTPGNSSGIVDGASAVLIGSEKAGKDLGLTPRGRILATAVLATCPVIMLAGPGPAAKKCLDKAGLKPSDIDLWEINEAFASVAMRYMKDLGIDHEITNVNGGAIAMGHPLGATGAMLVSTMLDELERRNLNRAMLSLCVGGGMGISTIIERV, from the coding sequence ATGACCAATCACGCATACATATACGATGCGGTGCGCACCCCGCGAAGCAAAGGCAAGAAGGATGGCACCCTGCACGAGGTCAAGCCCATCGATCTCGGCGCCGGCCTGCTCCGCGGCCTGCAACAACGCCACGACCTCGATACCGCCTATGTTGATGATGTGGTCATGGGCTGTGTCGCTCCTGTGGGAGAGCAGGGCTCTGACGTTGCCAAGATGATTGTGCAGAATGCTGACTGGGATGAATCTGTCGCCGGCGTACAGCTGGACCGCTTTTGCGCCTCCGGTCTCGAGGCCGTAAACATCGCGGCCCAGAAGGTCGCCTCCGGCTGGGAAGACCTGGTTGTTGCAGGCGGTGTGGAGAGCATGTCCCGCGTGCCCATGGGTTCCAATGGTGGCGCCATGGGTTCTGACCCCGCCTTCCAATTCAAAACCGATTTCGTCCCCCAGGGCATCGGTGCAGATGTCATCGCCAACCTCGACGGCTACAGCCGCGAAGATGTCGATGCCTACGCCATGGAGTCTCAAAAGCGTGCCGCTCACGCCCGCGACAACGGCTACTTCGACAAGTCGGTAATGCCCGTGCTGGACAAGAACGGCCTGACCATTCTTGAGAAAGACGACTTCATCAAGCCCAACACCACCATGGAAGGCCTGGCCGGACTCCGAGCCTCATTCGAAATGATGGGATCGATCGGCTTCGACGACGTGATTCTGCGCAAGTACAACACATTGGAGAAAGTCGAGCATGTGCACACTCCCGGCAACTCCTCCGGCATCGTGGACGGCGCCTCTGCCGTCCTCATCGGCAGTGAAAAAGCAGGCAAAGACCTGGGACTGACCCCACGCGGCCGCATTCTGGCCACCGCCGTTCTCGCCACCTGTCCCGTCATCATGCTGGCTGGCCCCGGGCCCGCTGCCAAGAAGTGCCTGGACAAAGCCGGCCTGAAACCCTCCGATATCGATCTTTGGGAAATCAATGAAGCCTTCGCCTCCGTCGCGATGCGCTACATGAAAGACCTGGGCATTGACCATGAGATTACCAATGTAAATGGCGGCGCCATCGCCATGGGCCACCCTCTTGGGGCCACCGGTGCCATGCTGGTCAGCACCATGCTCGACGAACTGGAGCGCCGCAACCTGAACCGCGCCATGCTCTCGCTCTGCGTAGGCGGCGGCATGGGCATCTCCACCATCATTGAGCGCGTTTAA
- a CDS encoding AraC family transcriptional regulator → MQAASVSNEYVKSLLKGAIKRGYDPGEILANQGLPRSILTNPRFRISTLQFAELNQALTELMDDELVGLAAKPSPVGTLALMSRASLSCDTFWESLQVWRECLNLMDNSMSAETMTTAKGGLIAMQCEKAADINDNYLIESQLSGCHRFHCWLANDFVPIERVDLAFAEPAFSAEHRYVFYGAPVYYSQPHNAMYFGRESLEIKNLRDRDALEELLSSPLAHMMRLPRQSSSLSIKVRLWMEKSFREGRGTAQMDLACSDLAMTEQTMRRHLRAEGNTFQQLKEDTRRDMAIHFIKHSDLSIEKIAFRLGFAEASTFIRSFKRWMGVTPLAYRKL, encoded by the coding sequence ATGCAGGCTGCGTCGGTTTCCAACGAATACGTAAAGTCATTGCTAAAAGGCGCAATAAAGCGAGGCTACGACCCCGGTGAGATTCTGGCGAACCAGGGGCTCCCCAGGAGTATTCTTACGAATCCGCGATTCCGGATATCGACATTGCAGTTCGCGGAACTCAATCAAGCACTAACTGAGCTTATGGACGATGAGTTGGTCGGGTTGGCAGCCAAACCCAGCCCTGTCGGCACCCTGGCGTTAATGAGCCGCGCCTCGTTGAGCTGTGACACCTTTTGGGAATCGCTCCAGGTCTGGCGGGAATGCTTGAATCTGATGGACAACAGCATGTCTGCCGAGACAATGACCACGGCCAAGGGCGGTCTGATAGCGATGCAGTGTGAAAAAGCCGCGGACATCAATGACAATTATCTCATCGAATCCCAGCTGTCGGGTTGCCATCGCTTTCACTGCTGGCTGGCGAACGATTTTGTCCCGATTGAACGCGTTGATCTGGCTTTTGCCGAACCTGCCTTTAGTGCGGAGCACCGCTACGTGTTTTACGGTGCTCCCGTGTATTATTCCCAGCCGCACAATGCCATGTATTTCGGGCGGGAGTCGCTCGAGATAAAGAACCTGCGAGATCGCGATGCGCTGGAGGAACTGCTGTCCAGTCCGCTGGCGCATATGATGCGTCTGCCACGGCAGAGTAGCTCGCTCTCCATCAAGGTGCGGCTATGGATGGAGAAGAGCTTTCGGGAAGGGCGTGGAACGGCCCAGATGGATTTGGCCTGTTCGGATCTGGCCATGACCGAACAGACCATGCGCAGGCACTTAAGAGCGGAAGGAAACACGTTCCAGCAGCTTAAAGAAGATACCCGCAGGGACATGGCAATCCATTTTATCAAGCACTCCGACCTGAGCATTGAGAAAATCGCTTTTCGGCTCGGGTTCGCGGAAGCCAGTACTTTTATTCGCTCGTTCAAAAGATGGATGGGTGTTACGCCGCTGGCTTATCGCAAACTCTGA
- a CDS encoding alpha/beta fold hydrolase has translation METREYHLDIGDVELAVTEWPGSGHPVLLLHATGFHSRCWNQVVSRLPGQHIYAVDLRHHGRSGSIGEVDWNVLSEDIIKLVRRLDLSNVIGVGHSIGGYLIARAAAALPDHFREILLIDPVITAPETYKVAQEFSASFSAKDHPVSRRKNQWQDANEMFSRFANKEPFSTWDRDVLRDYCDYALHPESEEEYRQLACDPLNEASVYVSQAYSDAVLEDLPKLRLPITLLRAEYKGIDLTDLAGSPTWPELAQSLANCEEVYLPEMNHFIPMQDPALVAEHIAKALGK, from the coding sequence ATGGAAACAAGGGAATATCACCTCGATATTGGTGATGTAGAACTTGCAGTGACCGAATGGCCGGGTTCCGGCCATCCGGTATTGCTCCTCCACGCCACAGGCTTTCACAGCCGCTGCTGGAACCAGGTGGTCAGCCGACTGCCAGGCCAGCACATCTACGCAGTTGACCTTCGCCATCACGGCCGCAGTGGCAGTATTGGCGAGGTAGACTGGAACGTACTCAGCGAAGACATCATTAAACTGGTTCGACGCCTCGACCTGAGCAATGTCATCGGGGTTGGCCACTCGATTGGCGGTTATCTCATCGCACGCGCGGCGGCGGCGCTACCTGACCACTTTCGGGAAATTCTGCTGATTGACCCCGTAATCACAGCGCCAGAAACTTATAAAGTCGCACAGGAATTTTCCGCCAGTTTCAGTGCCAAGGATCACCCGGTAAGCCGGCGTAAAAACCAATGGCAGGATGCGAATGAAATGTTCTCTCGCTTCGCCAACAAAGAGCCGTTTTCAACCTGGGACAGAGATGTATTGCGCGACTACTGCGACTATGCCCTGCATCCTGAATCGGAGGAGGAATACCGCCAGTTAGCCTGCGACCCACTGAATGAGGCCTCGGTCTACGTCAGCCAGGCCTACAGCGATGCAGTGCTCGAAGACCTGCCAAAGCTGCGGTTGCCGATCACCCTGTTACGTGCTGAATACAAGGGTATAGATCTTACCGATCTTGCCGGCTCCCCGACCTGGCCAGAATTGGCACAGAGCTTGGCCAACTGTGAAGAGGTTTACCTCCCGGAGATGAATCACTTTATCCCCATGCAAGATCCCGCTCTGGTCGCAGAGCATATTGCAAAGGCGCTGGGAAAGTAA
- a CDS encoding acetyl-CoA C-acetyltransferase: protein MTEAWIIDACRTPRGIGKKGKGSLANEHPQHLGAIVLEALRDRTNLNTADVGDIIFGTSSQRGRQSGDLARMAALEAGYDITSSGVTLDRFCGSGITSVNLAAMNIMSGSEDVVIGGGAEMMSTYGEEGATPSMFMDNGNMKLRAMHPQPHQGVCADAIATMEGITREALDQNAYDSQQKAARAIAEDRFAKSLVPVYNIDGELVLDKEEFPRPQTTLEGLGELQASFAPIADYPLDESGLTYRQLVNSRYPDIDIQHFHHAGNSSGVVDGAGALLLASPDYAKAQDWKPRARIVAMANQGDCPTLMLNAPVPAAKRVLAKAGLTVDDIDVWEINEAFSVVSEKFMRDLNLDRDKVNINGGAMALGHPIGATGSLLINTALDELERQGKQFGLVTMCAAGGMAPAIIIERI from the coding sequence ATGACCGAAGCATGGATTATTGACGCCTGCCGCACACCTCGCGGTATTGGCAAGAAAGGTAAAGGCTCCCTGGCCAACGAGCACCCGCAACATCTGGGTGCCATCGTACTGGAAGCACTGCGTGACCGCACCAACTTGAACACGGCCGATGTCGGCGACATCATTTTCGGCACCAGTTCCCAGCGCGGACGCCAGTCCGGCGACCTCGCGCGCATGGCTGCGTTGGAAGCCGGCTACGATATCACCTCTTCCGGTGTCACCCTGGACCGCTTCTGCGGCTCTGGTATCACGTCTGTGAATCTCGCCGCAATGAACATCATGTCAGGCAGTGAAGATGTGGTAATTGGCGGCGGCGCCGAGATGATGTCCACCTACGGCGAGGAAGGCGCTACGCCATCCATGTTTATGGACAACGGCAATATGAAGCTGCGCGCCATGCACCCCCAGCCCCACCAGGGTGTTTGCGCGGATGCCATTGCCACAATGGAAGGCATCACCCGCGAAGCACTGGACCAAAACGCCTACGACAGCCAACAGAAAGCCGCTCGCGCAATAGCAGAAGACCGCTTCGCCAAGAGCCTGGTACCTGTGTACAACATCGATGGCGAACTGGTGCTGGACAAGGAAGAGTTTCCCCGCCCCCAGACCACTCTGGAAGGCCTAGGAGAACTGCAGGCATCCTTCGCGCCGATTGCCGACTACCCGCTGGATGAATCAGGTCTCACCTATCGCCAGCTGGTCAACTCCCGCTACCCCGATATCGATATCCAGCACTTCCACCACGCAGGCAATTCCTCCGGTGTTGTCGATGGCGCCGGTGCACTGCTGCTGGCCTCGCCTGACTATGCCAAAGCGCAGGACTGGAAGCCTCGTGCACGGATCGTCGCTATGGCCAACCAGGGCGACTGCCCCACATTGATGCTGAACGCCCCGGTACCTGCCGCCAAGCGTGTGCTGGCCAAGGCCGGCCTCACGGTCGACGACATCGACGTCTGGGAAATCAATGAAGCCTTCTCCGTGGTATCCGAGAAATTCATGCGCGACCTGAACCTGGACCGCGACAAGGTCAACATCAATGGCGGTGCCATGGCTCTGGGCCATCCGATCGGCGCCACCGGATCCCTGCTGATCAACACCGCGCTGGACGAACTGGAGCGCCAGGGCAAACAGTTCGGCCTGGTGACCATGTGTGCAGCCGGCGGCATGGCTCCGGCCATTATCATCGAGCGGATCTGA